In Phycodurus eques isolate BA_2022a chromosome 10, UOR_Pequ_1.1, whole genome shotgun sequence, a genomic segment contains:
- the LOC133409271 gene encoding dynein axonemal intermediate chain 1-like isoform X2 has protein sequence MSKDQAAAKSYKTTNKKKDDDDPGKLIKPADQLELSEAELKEEMTRTLTARNPHAPQNIAHYKFNDGAYKLTTAVNHMAVHFVLEGCLEHQDFDDSHSLTATEELTEDATGEGEEESDEGGSGDGGEEEAGEDDIPDSAASKANNEPKCTNQFNFIERASQTINNPLQGRSCQTVPPPRYNYYATAFQWDIYDVYMAELQKQEVKKEKQKDKSCEKNKKMMLIEKPISNTLRMRQMNLGMRRALFSPCGSSTMTKPKRCVSLPSVDDFNKQGCGMLLFYTLKNSTFPEYIFPTGSGVLSLDIHKQHSYLVAVGFYDGCVCVYNLKKKGLDPQYKSTIDTGKHTDPVWQVRWQNDNSLNFYSVSSDGRVVSWMLIKNELLFSDALRLALDYTVSDGLEGIQELIRSSGTSFDFHTQIDDLFIVGTKEGKIHKCSKNYSSQYLKTYDGHNMAVDTVRWNPYHPKVFISCSSDWTVKIWDQDFNPPMFTFELNASVGDVAWAPYSSTVFAAVTTEGLVHVFDLAINKYQAICQQPVVNKKKTKLTHIEFNPVEPVIIVGDDRGSVISLKLSPNLRKKPKGKKGRDLVEGPEAEVAKIEKLLSLLRH, from the exons GAGCTGAAAGAGGAAATGACAAGGACTCTGACTGCAAGAAATCCACATGCCCCCCAAAATATTGCCCACTACAAATTTAAT gATGGCGCTTACAAGCTGACCACCGCTGTCAATCACATGGCTGTTCACTTTGTCTTGGAGGGTTGTCTCGAACATCAAGACTTTGATGATAGTCACAGTCTGACAGCCACTGAGGAACTCACTGAAGATG CAACAGGTGAGGGGGAAGAAGAATCTGATGAG GGGGGATCTGGTGACGGAGGTGAGGAAGAGGCTGGAGAAGACGACATACCAGACAGTGCTGCCTCCAAAGCAAACAATGAGCCAAAATGTACAAATCAGTTCAACTTTATCGAAAGAGCCTCTCAAACAATCAATAATCCACTGCAG GGTAGAAGCTGCCAGACTGTCCCTCCTCCACGCTACAACTACTACGCCACTGCTTTTCAG TGGGACATATATGATGTTTACATGGCAGAGCTACAGAAACAAGAGGTGAAAAAAGAGAAACAGAAAGATAAaagttgtgaaaaaaacaaaaagatgatgCTCATTGAGAAACCC ATTTCAAATACTTTGAGGATGCGGCAGATGAATTTAGGGATGAGGAGGGCACTGTTCTCCCCCTGTGGAAGTTCCACTATGACAAAGCCAAAACGATGTGTGTCACTGCCCTCTGTTG ATGACTTCAACAAACAAGGCTGTGGGATGCTTCTCTTCTACACCTTGAAGAACTCTACCTTCCCTGAGTACATCTTTCCTACAGGTTCTGGTGTCCTGAGCCTCGACATTCATAAGCAACATTCCTACCTGGTAGCTGTCGGTTTCTATGAtggctgcgtgtgtgtgtacaatttgaaaaagaagGGACTGGACCCTCAGTACAAGAGCACTATTGACACTGGCAAGCACACTGACCCTGTCTGGCAG GTACGCTGGCAGAATGACAACAGCCTCAATTTTTATTCAGTGTCTTCTGATGGCCGAGTCGTGTCATGGATGCTCATCAAG AATGAGCTGCTCTTCTCAGATGCTCTCAGGCTTGCGCTGGATTATACTGTGTCTGATGGCCTGGAGGGTATTCAGGAACTTATTAGAT CTAGTGGCACATCCTTTGACTTTCACACACAGATTGATGATCTCTTCATAGTTGGCACTAAGGAGGGGAAAATACACAAG TGCTCAAAGAATTACTCAAGCCAGTACCTAAAGACATATGATGGCCACAACATGGCAGTGGATACCGTAAGGTGGAATCCCTATCACCCCAAGGTTTTCATCTCCTGCAGCTCGGATTGGACTGTCAAGATCTGGGACCAGGATTTCAA CCctccaatgtttacatttgagCTCAATGCATCGGTTGGCGATGTGGCTTGGGCACCGTACTCCTCTACTGTCTTTGCTGCTGTCACCACAGAAGGACTG GTTCATGTTTTTGACCTTGCCATCAATAAGTATCAGGCTATCTGCCAGCAGCCAGTGGTGAATAAAAAGAAGACCAAGCTGACTCACATTGAGTTTAACCCTGTCGAGCCCGTCATCATAGTGGGTGATGACAGGGGCTCTGTTATCAGTCTCAAACTGTCCCCTAACCTCCGCAAGAAACCAAAG GGGAAAAAGGGGCGGGATTTGGTGGAAGGCCCTGAAGCGGAAGTCGCCAAGATAGAGAAGTTACTCAGTCTGC
- the LOC133409271 gene encoding dynein axonemal intermediate chain 1-like isoform X3 yields MSKDQAAAKSYKTTNKKKDDDDPGKLIKPADQLELSEAELKEEMTRTLTARNPHAPQNIAHYKFNDGAYKLTTAVNHMAVHFVLEGCLEHQDFDDSHSLTATEELTEDATGEGEEESDEGGSGDGGEEEAGEDDIPDSAASKANNEPKCTNQFNFIERASQTINNPLQGRSCQTVPPPRYNYYATAFQWDIYDVYMAELQKQEVKKEKQKDKSCEKNKKMMLIEKPISNTLRMRQMNLGMRRALFSPCGSSTMTKPKRCVSLPSVGSGVLSLDIHKQHSYLVAVGFYDGCVCVYNLKKKGLDPQYKSTIDTGKHTDPVWQVRWQNDNSLNFYSVSSDGRVVSWMLIKNELLFSDALRLALDYTVSDGLEGIQELIRSSGTSFDFHTQIDDLFIVGTKEGKIHKCSKNYSSQYLKTYDGHNMAVDTVRWNPYHPKVFISCSSDWTVKIWDQDFNPPMFTFELNASVGDVAWAPYSSTVFAAVTTEGLVHVFDLAINKYQAICQQPVVNKKKTKLTHIEFNPVEPVIIVGDDRGSVISLKLSPNLRKKPKGKKGRDLVEGPEAEVAKIEKLLSLLRH; encoded by the exons GAGCTGAAAGAGGAAATGACAAGGACTCTGACTGCAAGAAATCCACATGCCCCCCAAAATATTGCCCACTACAAATTTAAT gATGGCGCTTACAAGCTGACCACCGCTGTCAATCACATGGCTGTTCACTTTGTCTTGGAGGGTTGTCTCGAACATCAAGACTTTGATGATAGTCACAGTCTGACAGCCACTGAGGAACTCACTGAAGATG CAACAGGTGAGGGGGAAGAAGAATCTGATGAG GGGGGATCTGGTGACGGAGGTGAGGAAGAGGCTGGAGAAGACGACATACCAGACAGTGCTGCCTCCAAAGCAAACAATGAGCCAAAATGTACAAATCAGTTCAACTTTATCGAAAGAGCCTCTCAAACAATCAATAATCCACTGCAG GGTAGAAGCTGCCAGACTGTCCCTCCTCCACGCTACAACTACTACGCCACTGCTTTTCAG TGGGACATATATGATGTTTACATGGCAGAGCTACAGAAACAAGAGGTGAAAAAAGAGAAACAGAAAGATAAaagttgtgaaaaaaacaaaaagatgatgCTCATTGAGAAACCC ATTTCAAATACTTTGAGGATGCGGCAGATGAATTTAGGGATGAGGAGGGCACTGTTCTCCCCCTGTGGAAGTTCCACTATGACAAAGCCAAAACGATGTGTGTCACTGCCCTCTGTTG GTTCTGGTGTCCTGAGCCTCGACATTCATAAGCAACATTCCTACCTGGTAGCTGTCGGTTTCTATGAtggctgcgtgtgtgtgtacaatttgaaaaagaagGGACTGGACCCTCAGTACAAGAGCACTATTGACACTGGCAAGCACACTGACCCTGTCTGGCAG GTACGCTGGCAGAATGACAACAGCCTCAATTTTTATTCAGTGTCTTCTGATGGCCGAGTCGTGTCATGGATGCTCATCAAG AATGAGCTGCTCTTCTCAGATGCTCTCAGGCTTGCGCTGGATTATACTGTGTCTGATGGCCTGGAGGGTATTCAGGAACTTATTAGAT CTAGTGGCACATCCTTTGACTTTCACACACAGATTGATGATCTCTTCATAGTTGGCACTAAGGAGGGGAAAATACACAAG TGCTCAAAGAATTACTCAAGCCAGTACCTAAAGACATATGATGGCCACAACATGGCAGTGGATACCGTAAGGTGGAATCCCTATCACCCCAAGGTTTTCATCTCCTGCAGCTCGGATTGGACTGTCAAGATCTGGGACCAGGATTTCAA CCctccaatgtttacatttgagCTCAATGCATCGGTTGGCGATGTGGCTTGGGCACCGTACTCCTCTACTGTCTTTGCTGCTGTCACCACAGAAGGACTG GTTCATGTTTTTGACCTTGCCATCAATAAGTATCAGGCTATCTGCCAGCAGCCAGTGGTGAATAAAAAGAAGACCAAGCTGACTCACATTGAGTTTAACCCTGTCGAGCCCGTCATCATAGTGGGTGATGACAGGGGCTCTGTTATCAGTCTCAAACTGTCCCCTAACCTCCGCAAGAAACCAAAG GGGAAAAAGGGGCGGGATTTGGTGGAAGGCCCTGAAGCGGAAGTCGCCAAGATAGAGAAGTTACTCAGTCTGC
- the LOC133409271 gene encoding dynein axonemal intermediate chain 1-like isoform X1: MSKDQAAAKSYKTTNKKKDDDDPGKLIKPADQLELSEAELKEEMTRTLTARNPHAPQNIAHYKFNDGAYKLTTAVNHMAVHFVLEGCLEHQDFDDSHSLTATEELTEDATGEGEEESDEGGSGDGGEEEAGEDDIPDSAASKANNEPKCTNQFNFIERASQTINNPLQGRSCQTVPPPRYNYYATAFQWDIYDVYMAELQKQEVKKEKQKDKSCEKNKKMMLIEKPSDDITQVSKSAKLLERMVNQNTFNEVAQDFKYFEDAADEFRDEEGTVLPLWKFHYDKAKTMCVTALCWNFIYPDFFGVGLGSYDFNKQGCGMLLFYTLKNSTFPEYIFPTGSGVLSLDIHKQHSYLVAVGFYDGCVCVYNLKKKGLDPQYKSTIDTGKHTDPVWQVRWQNDNSLNFYSVSSDGRVVSWMLIKNELLFSDALRLALDYTVSDGLEGIQELIRSSGTSFDFHTQIDDLFIVGTKEGKIHKCSKNYSSQYLKTYDGHNMAVDTVRWNPYHPKVFISCSSDWTVKIWDQDFNPPMFTFELNASVGDVAWAPYSSTVFAAVTTEGLVHVFDLAINKYQAICQQPVVNKKKTKLTHIEFNPVEPVIIVGDDRGSVISLKLSPNLRKKPKGKKGRDLVEGPEAEVAKIEKLLSLLRH, translated from the exons GAGCTGAAAGAGGAAATGACAAGGACTCTGACTGCAAGAAATCCACATGCCCCCCAAAATATTGCCCACTACAAATTTAAT gATGGCGCTTACAAGCTGACCACCGCTGTCAATCACATGGCTGTTCACTTTGTCTTGGAGGGTTGTCTCGAACATCAAGACTTTGATGATAGTCACAGTCTGACAGCCACTGAGGAACTCACTGAAGATG CAACAGGTGAGGGGGAAGAAGAATCTGATGAG GGGGGATCTGGTGACGGAGGTGAGGAAGAGGCTGGAGAAGACGACATACCAGACAGTGCTGCCTCCAAAGCAAACAATGAGCCAAAATGTACAAATCAGTTCAACTTTATCGAAAGAGCCTCTCAAACAATCAATAATCCACTGCAG GGTAGAAGCTGCCAGACTGTCCCTCCTCCACGCTACAACTACTACGCCACTGCTTTTCAG TGGGACATATATGATGTTTACATGGCAGAGCTACAGAAACAAGAGGTGAAAAAAGAGAAACAGAAAGATAAaagttgtgaaaaaaacaaaaagatgatgCTCATTGAGAAACCC AGTGATGACATCACCCAAGTATCCAAATCAGCCAAGCTGTTGGAGCGGATGGTCAATCAGAACACTTTTAATGAAGTAGCACAAG ATTTCAAATACTTTGAGGATGCGGCAGATGAATTTAGGGATGAGGAGGGCACTGTTCTCCCCCTGTGGAAGTTCCACTATGACAAAGCCAAAACGATGTGTGTCACTGCCCTCTGTTG GAATTTTATTTATCCCGATTTTTTTGGTGTGGGATTGGGATCAT ATGACTTCAACAAACAAGGCTGTGGGATGCTTCTCTTCTACACCTTGAAGAACTCTACCTTCCCTGAGTACATCTTTCCTACAGGTTCTGGTGTCCTGAGCCTCGACATTCATAAGCAACATTCCTACCTGGTAGCTGTCGGTTTCTATGAtggctgcgtgtgtgtgtacaatttgaaaaagaagGGACTGGACCCTCAGTACAAGAGCACTATTGACACTGGCAAGCACACTGACCCTGTCTGGCAG GTACGCTGGCAGAATGACAACAGCCTCAATTTTTATTCAGTGTCTTCTGATGGCCGAGTCGTGTCATGGATGCTCATCAAG AATGAGCTGCTCTTCTCAGATGCTCTCAGGCTTGCGCTGGATTATACTGTGTCTGATGGCCTGGAGGGTATTCAGGAACTTATTAGAT CTAGTGGCACATCCTTTGACTTTCACACACAGATTGATGATCTCTTCATAGTTGGCACTAAGGAGGGGAAAATACACAAG TGCTCAAAGAATTACTCAAGCCAGTACCTAAAGACATATGATGGCCACAACATGGCAGTGGATACCGTAAGGTGGAATCCCTATCACCCCAAGGTTTTCATCTCCTGCAGCTCGGATTGGACTGTCAAGATCTGGGACCAGGATTTCAA CCctccaatgtttacatttgagCTCAATGCATCGGTTGGCGATGTGGCTTGGGCACCGTACTCCTCTACTGTCTTTGCTGCTGTCACCACAGAAGGACTG GTTCATGTTTTTGACCTTGCCATCAATAAGTATCAGGCTATCTGCCAGCAGCCAGTGGTGAATAAAAAGAAGACCAAGCTGACTCACATTGAGTTTAACCCTGTCGAGCCCGTCATCATAGTGGGTGATGACAGGGGCTCTGTTATCAGTCTCAAACTGTCCCCTAACCTCCGCAAGAAACCAAAG GGGAAAAAGGGGCGGGATTTGGTGGAAGGCCCTGAAGCGGAAGTCGCCAAGATAGAGAAGTTACTCAGTCTGC